GCGACTTCCTTGGGGAGCTTGTATGGGGAAATTATTGAGCATGGCACCGGAGGCATTTTTCCCATACAGTAGGCTTCCGGACCCATCGGTAAAGATGATCTCCATGCGTTGGTCGTCATTAAAATCAACCAGCGCCGGCCACTCTAAGAATGTAGCTTCAGCGATTTCATCAAGGGAATATTCTCCTGAATTTCTGAGAATACTTAATGTTTGATCGCTCAGCAGGTAAAATGTAGAAATACCGGGCTCTGTTTGAATAGCCCCCGTATACAACCGCCCGTTATCACCGGCATTAGGTACCGTAAATGATTCTCCATTTACGGTGAGCGTTCCCGGTGTAAGTATGGATTGTAAGCCGGCCAGGCGAACCGAACTTTGATTTGGTACTGAAAAATTTGCCACAGCGGTACCGTCATTTACCATAAAGCGATCACTGGTAAAATCAACAAGTAGTGTGTCGCCGTTTTGCGAGCTCAGAAAACCACGGAGCGGATCTGCAGAAGCTTGCCAAAGGTTTTGCCAACTGTTTCCGTCCCAGTTCCATGAAGATATTTCAGTGACTGATTCGGCTTGTTCGTACGGGCTGTTGGCCAGTACGAGTTGATCCGTGATAAAGGGTTGCTGTGGATTTGTTACCTGAAAATCAAAATAACCTGCTTGGCCTGAATTCAAATGTAGCCCATAGACTGTCCCGGCTGCCGGTATGATCAGAAAGGTATCCGTCTGGGCCGTATAAATGGCTAATTCCGATGGATAATGGGTCCGGTAGGAATCATTGCTGTCAATATAAACCGACTGATTAGGTACCGTTTCTTCAGTAAGCGAGACAGGCTGAATTACTTCATTGGCTACGGGTCGAAATCTGAAGGAAGCGGTTGGCAGATTTTCTGAGAAGTCATAGAACTCAAAGTAACTCCGTGCACCGGAATTGCTTTCATTCGATGGCCTGGTGTCAATTGAAAACCTGTTTTCATAGAGTCTGAGAGTATCTCCCTGCAGGGTAATGACCGAAGCGTTATTTCCGCGCCACCAGAAATCAAAGGCCCAACCACGTCCCTGGTTTGAAAAATTGCTGCCGGCCGCTTCACCGATGTCCTGAGCTCCGTCTGCTTCCTCAAGATCAACCCCTCTTCGTTCAGGGTCTGCATTAACCCTTTGCCTATCAAGCTCACTTCTAATTACAGCTTCATCGATATGCCAGATTAAAATTCCACCATTTAAGAACCGGTCATCAGCGGTACCGGCCTCTTCATCGGCTCCGATATCCAGTCCGCCCGGCAGGCTCCATTCTAGATTATCTATATCTACAAGTACACCCGGGGTAAAGAGATCTTCAAATCCGGCCTCCTGGTCAGTAATGGTTTGATTTGTATTCGAAAAAGTTTGTTGAACCAAAGTCCCGTCAGGTTGCCGAATAGAAATAGTCGCTCCATCATTTTCAGGATCCCGGTGTCGGTTTTCAAGCAGAAAATATTCCTCAGAAGAGAGGTTATACCTGGCAATACTATTCATCACATTTTCTGATGCCGCCGACAGTTGAACTTTCCCTGAGGGCTGTGTTGATGTGATCGTAAACGCATCATCCCATCCTAACTGAATACGTTCCCAGGCGGAAGGGTAGGGAGGGAACAGTCCACGGTAGGAAAAGAAGCTCTCACCATCCATCAGACCAAAACGTCCGATTCCCGAACTACCTGTTTGGGTATTGAATAGGTCAGGCAAGCCGAAATAACTTCCTAAGGAGGCACATAGGAGCCCGTTGATGGAAAGTTGAAGTACAAATTCCTGACCGGTGATATCCTCACCTCTTCGGGAGAGTGTGCGGGGTAAAATCAGTGTATTGGTTACCTGAAAAGATCCATTATTAATCGGAAAACCGGAAAAGGATGGGTCTCCCAACAGATCAGAAAGACTATTACGGTTCAAGGTGAGCGAAGGAATATCCTGCGGCGTGATATCCAGAGTGGTTCCGGTTAACTGTATGTCGCGTCCTACACCGGCATGAAATATAATAAATGCTGTCTTGTCAGGATTCAGGCCTTCGGTATCAAAACCCCCGTTTGCCTCAACTTTGGCCCATGAATCCTCTGCTAATTGGGCCAGCTTTTCGTTGCTGAAATTTTCACCGGTTGGAGAGTAGTACTCCATCTGACGGTCCAGGCTGTATATCTCGGGAAGCACACGGTAATCAATCTCAATCCGGTTGGCTGAAACTTTAGTGAAATAATTTTTAGCGAACTCCAGATGGGATTCAAAATAGCTTTGATCGTGTGGAAGCGGGTCAATAGTTATGTTCTCATTATCCAGATAGGGTAGACTGCCTTCCCGGAAGGTACCGTCTCCACTGGTAAGACGATTTTCATCAGGCTGAAAGGCCACCCGAATGGCAATAATTGTTAGGCTGTCAGGAGCACCGATGGATTCCAGGTCGGTATTGGCTGATTGTATAGAGTGGCTTCTGGAAACGGATATTTCCTGGGCAATCGATGCATGACTATAAAACAATAAGAGCATGCTTGAAATCAGCATGCTCTTTAAAAAAGATGAATTGATTTTTGAACCACTCAAAGCAAGGTGACCGTTCTTTAGAAGTTCAGCAACAGTCCGAATCGAGTGGTGTTAGCCAGTGGGTGGTCGTTTGTCAGCGTTGCAATATAACTGAAATCAACTCCAATAAAGTCGTATCTGATTCCGGCACCAACTGTAAAGAACTGACGATCACCATTATTGGGATCTTCAAAATAATAGCCACCGCGTATTGCAAACATGTTGTTGTACCAGTACTCGATGCCGCTGGCTACCATAAACTGCTGGATGGGATTAAGAGTGGCAGTTCTGCCATCTCCGATCTCTCTTTCATAAGAGCTCCAGGAGGTAATCAATGCCTCAAGTGGTCCGTCAGAACCGGTTGAGTCAGAACGCGCCATAACTTTCGAAACATCATTGGCGATAGTCAGAGTATTGATGCCTTCTTTATCAAGCTCGGTGGTGAATGACCATCCGAAACGCAATACGGTTGGAAGCGGATCTTTTTGGGCGTTATCTGTGTAATGCACGCCGGGTCCTATATTGGAAAGATTTAGTCCTGCGTTGATGTTGGCTTCCTGACCGAGGAAAAGAAAACGATTGGAT
This is a stretch of genomic DNA from Halalkalibaculum roseum. It encodes these proteins:
- a CDS encoding T9SS type A sorting domain-containing protein, yielding MSGSKINSSFLKSMLISSMLLLFYSHASIAQEISVSRSHSIQSANTDLESIGAPDSLTIIAIRVAFQPDENRLTSGDGTFREGSLPYLDNENITIDPLPHDQSYFESHLEFAKNYFTKVSANRIEIDYRVLPEIYSLDRQMEYYSPTGENFSNEKLAQLAEDSWAKVEANGGFDTEGLNPDKTAFIIFHAGVGRDIQLTGTTLDITPQDIPSLTLNRNSLSDLLGDPSFSGFPINNGSFQVTNTLILPRTLSRRGEDITGQEFVLQLSINGLLCASLGSYFGLPDLFNTQTGSSGIGRFGLMDGESFFSYRGLFPPYPSAWERIQLGWDDAFTITSTQPSGKVQLSAASENVMNSIARYNLSSEEYFLLENRHRDPENDGATISIRQPDGTLVQQTFSNTNQTITDQEAGFEDLFTPGVLVDIDNLEWSLPGGLDIGADEEAGTADDRFLNGGILIWHIDEAVIRSELDRQRVNADPERRGVDLEEADGAQDIGEAAGSNFSNQGRGWAFDFWWRGNNASVITLQGDTLRLYENRFSIDTRPSNESNSGARSYFEFYDFSENLPTASFRFRPVANEVIQPVSLTEETVPNQSVYIDSNDSYRTHYPSELAIYTAQTDTFLIIPAAGTVYGLHLNSGQAGYFDFQVTNPQQPFITDQLVLANSPYEQAESVTEISSWNWDGNSWQNLWQASADPLRGFLSSQNGDTLLVDFTSDRFMVNDGTAVANFSVPNQSSVRLAGLQSILTPGTLTVNGESFTVPNAGDNGRLYTGAIQTEPGISTFYLLSDQTLSILRNSGEYSLDEIAEATFLEWPALVDFNDDQRMEIIFTDGSGSLLYGKNASGAMLNNFPIQAPQGSRFIGTPLVADLEGDGSQDLLVTVQDSVSMNIYSYNQLGKVKENFPLFVGSIQNPAYQPIHPVINDQTLYAVSHLGELKAWHFPQMQNVLWDSRYGNEPFNKVTGRISGTESPDTPSDILVEEETYNWPNPASQNTNIRYLLRESGRVEIKIISQGGRVIYDESFEAAGGIPEEQRIDTSNWGNGVYFALVTANIDGQQSRKMIKIAVVR